The genomic segment GCCGGAACCCTACAACTGAAAGCCTCAAGCAAACCAATTCTAATTCAACTTCCTAAGAATGGCACAACCTCATCAAAAAATTGTTCCTGTGTGAAGCGAGAGCCTCTAGTATTACATGATAGAAATCAACAGAATGCAACTAGTCCTTTTTTAGCCTTGCCTCAAAACCTCCTTCCGGTCGCTTTAGAAGAACATAAGGCATGTGAGTTCCAAGTAGCTTATCCCAAATCGGGAAGAATGGCTGAGAGTAGTTGTACTTTGTGCCTTGGAGTTGATGATGGATGTCATGATAAGCAGAGTTATTCTGGAAGAAAATGTGGAATATATTGCCAGGCAACCATAGCCCACAATGATCATCCACAGTTTTAATCACAGCAAAGCAGAAGAAAATTACAGCTGTTCGTGCAGTCATTCCTGAGATGAGAAAAGAGATGGCACCGCCAAAAGTATCGAGCAAGAGACCCTCAAGTGGGTGATTATAAAGGGCCCCAATTGCATAAGGGACAACCAGCCTATGATGTTGAGAGTGGACATGACGGTACAAAAATTGGTTTTGATGCATGAAACGGTGCACAAAGTACTGCCATGTATCCATGACAAGCATTGCAACAATAATTTGCACAATTTGAACAGGAATGGAAGGCTGTATTATGGTTCCAGATATATCTGCCGTTGATGTCAACTACAGCAAGAACACAAGAATGTTAATTAGGCAAAAAAGTGGACTCCAATGAATAAAACTTCCAGATCTCAAGGTTCAAATATGAGCCATGGGCTTATTATCTAACTGAAACTTCCATTATCTAAGTCATAGCAGTTCTTCAACCTCTCAGCAGACACTAACTAGACACTAAAGCTACTTAATCAATATATTGTTTGCAGATTATGTAAAACAATACAAAGATTTTGGCCAATAGACGTTTTACAGGCAAGGCAGAagttaaattaagaaaaatatgtatAATCACACCATAGTTCAACAATCTAATGACCTCAATTTTCACCTCAACAACAAAGCAGCAAAACAAATTAGAATTTGGTTCTCGAAGTACAAGGCGCTTCAGCCATTCAGAGAGATTTCCTCCATGGCTAACACAATGGAACCA from the Theobroma cacao cultivar B97-61/B2 chromosome 8, Criollo_cocoa_genome_V2, whole genome shotgun sequence genome contains:
- the LOC18593089 gene encoding sphinganine C4-monooxygenase 1 gives rise to the protein MVFWEGYVTDEAMGTFAPIVVYWLYAGFYQLLPPLDKYRLHTRKEEEEKNSVPLASVVKGVLLQQLVQATVAQLLFLLTSTADISGTIIQPSIPVQIVQIIVAMLVMDTWQYFVHRFMHQNQFLYRHVHSQHHRLVVPYAIGALYNHPLEGLLLDTFGGAISFLISGMTARTAVIFFCFAVIKTVDDHCGLWLPGNIFHIFFQNNSAYHDIHHQLQGTKYNYSQPFFPIWDKLLGTHMPYVLLKRPEGGFEARLKKD